A portion of the Phyllopteryx taeniolatus isolate TA_2022b chromosome 15, UOR_Ptae_1.2, whole genome shotgun sequence genome contains these proteins:
- the oclna gene encoding occludin, with protein sequence MSGRPNGSPPPYESDGYNEPPQPAYSYYPDDEFQHFYSWTSPPGVLKIMAILVVVMCVAIFACVASTLAWDSQGALSGFGGVGGGSYGSYPGGGGYGSFGGGAYGPGNNYGYGGLGGNYNDPRSAKGFIIAMAALAFIFALAVFVVIVSHRSVSESRKFYLAVVVLCAVLALLMLIAAIVYLMAVNPAAQSQGSAYGSQITGLCAQYQQPQAPGVFVNQYLYHYCVVEPQEAIAVVFGFLAAAALIIMLVFALKTRKKIIKYGKSNILWKRVKVLEDGEPPQDVEAWVNNVSVPLQELPVADFPEKPRSWASRPDDESADDSKPRYGYTPPPVEEERPAGNGVPYGADSDVPSSAGRPDGRRRDPEADYASSGDELDDDDADFYSEFPPVADERERNEYKREFDRNRREYKELQAELDAVNKKLGDVDRQLDELREGSPQYLDALDEYKRIKNVKQSADYRARKRRSKYLKAKLNHIKKMVSDYDRRA encoded by the exons ATGTCGGGCAGACCCAACGGGAGTCCGCCTCCCTACGAGTCGGACGGCTA CAACGAGCCTCCCCAGCCGGCGTACTCGTACTACCCGGACGACGAGTTCCAGCACTTCTACAGCTGGACGTCCCCGCCGGGCGTGCTGAAGATCATGGCCATCCTGGTGGTGGTCATGTGCGTGGCCATCTTCGCCTGCGTGGCCTCCACCCTGGCGTGGGACTCCCAGGGGGCGCTGTCGGGCTTCGGCGGCGTCGGCGGGGGCTCGTACGGGAGCTACCCGGGAGGCGGCGGCTACGGCTCCTTCGGCGGCGGCGCCTACGGGCCCGGCAACAACTACGGCTACGGCGGGCTCGGCGGGAACTACAACGACCCCCGCTCGGCCAAAGGCTTCATTATCGCCATGGCGGCCCTGGCCTTCATCTTCGCGCTGGCCGTCTTCGTGGTCATCGTGTCTCACCGGAGCGTCTCGGAGAGCCGCAAGTTCTACCTGGCCGTCGTCGTCCTGTGCGCCGTTTTGGCTCTGCTGATGCTGATCGCCGCCATCGTGTACCTGATGGCCGTCAACCCCGCGGCGCAGTCGCAAGGCTCCGCTTACGGCAGCCAGATCACCGGCCTGTGCGCTCAGTACCAGCAGCCCCAGGCGCCGGGCGTCTTTGTCAACCAGTACCTGTACCACTACTGCGTGGTGGAGCCGCAGGAG GCCATCGCGGTGGTGTTCGGCTTTTTGGCGGCGGCCGCCCTCATCATCATGCTGGTGTTTGCGCTCAAGACGCGCAAGAAGATCATCAAGTACGGCAAGAGCAACATCCTGTGGAAGCGCGTCAAGGTGCTGGAGGACGGAGAGCCCCCGCAGGACGTCGAAGCCTGG GTCAACAACGTGTCGGTGCCGCTCCAGGAGCTCCCCGTGGCCGACTTCCCGGAGAAGCCGAGGAGTTGGGCGAGTCGCCCGGACGACGAGAGCGCCGACGACAGCAAACCTCGCTACGGCTACACGCCACC GCCGGTGGAGGAGGAGCGGCCCGCGGGTAACGGCGTTCCTTACGGCGCCGACTCGGACGTTCCGAGCTCGGCCGGGAGACCCGACGGGAGGCGCCGGGACCCCGAGGCCGACTACGCTTCTTCGGGAGACGAGCTGGACGACGACGATGCCGACTTCTACAG CGAGTTCCCGCCCGTCGCCGACGAGCGCGAGCGAAACGAGTACAAGCGAGAGTTCGACCGCAACCGCCGCGAGTACAAAGAGCTCCAGGCCGAGCTGGACGCCGTCAACAAGAAACTCGGCGACGTCGACCGACAGCTGGACGAGCTGCGGGAGGGAAGCCCGCAGTACCTG GACGCTCTGGACGAGTACAAAAGGATCAAGAACGTGAAACAG TCGGCGGATTATCGCGCCAGGAAGAGGCGGAGCAAATACCTGAAGGCCAAACTCAACCACATCAAGAAGATGGTCAGCGACTACGACCGCAGAGCCTGA
- the marveld2a gene encoding MARVEL domain-containing protein 2 isoform X2, with amino-acid sequence MFHGEDYHGRSEHVRRQAPHYDQVPPATLPRDDDPSEPHPLSARSAPYFALSADPLPPPPLPDQPAVGLEYPSDGEGAATEQDPDPALDIKPVHRFIPDSWKNFFRASDRSSQKGSWADPSAPPCNNNNSTSEGVRCSPPHTPSVPESDGEPYGGSAGSYNSAKELLDLGESASGRTYRTALTYSERVEEYHQRYAFMKSWAGLLRILGCVELLLGAAVFACVCAYIDKDNRWFNMFGYSSPGGAYGGGFYGAGAGATYTGPKTPFVLVVAGLAWLVTVIVLVLGMTMYYRIILLDSTWWPLTEFVINVALAVLYMAAGIVYVRDTTRGGLCSYPVFNNDLNGAFCRTEAGQTAAIIFLFLTMVIYLIGAGVSLKLWRHEAARRYRQSDAQEMRQSEFGAAESLLVPAGAPAGTKTPRQESSLVSVQGEPVAVAPRILQGAIPSGHIPKPVIVPDYIAKYPTIRSEEERDQYRAVFNDQYAEYKELHADVQAACKKFDEMDAMMRNLPRRPGSQMEADRIDRILQEFQRKKDDPTFLEKKERCDYLKNKLSHIKQKIQEYHKVMEWNDGYD; translated from the exons ATGTTCCACGGTGAAGATTATCATGGCCGCAGTGAGCATGTCCGCCGGCAGGCGCCTCACTACGACCAGGTCCCGCCGGCCACGTTGCCTCGGGACGACGACCCTTCCGAGCCGCACCCTCTGAGCGCCCGGTCCGCGCCGTACTTCGCCCTCAGCGCCGACCCGCTCCCGCCACCGCCTTTGCCGGACCAGCCTGCCGTCGGACTCGAGTACCCCAGCGACGG CGAGGGGGCCGCCACCGAGCAGGATCCGGACCCGGCCCTGGACATCAAACCGGTGCACCGCTTCATTCCCGACTCGTGGAAGAACTTCTTCCGGGCCAGCGATCGCAGCAGCCAAAAGGGATCGTGGGCCGACCCCTCGGCGCCGCCATGTAACAACAATAACAGCACCAGTGAGGGCGTCCGCTGCTCGCCGCCCCACACGCCGTCCGTCCCCGAGTCCGACGGGGAACCCTACGGAGGGTCGGCCGGCAGCTACAACTCCGCCAAGGAGCTCTTGGACCTGGGCGAGTCGGCGTCGGGTCGCACGTACCGCACGGCGCTGACGTACAGCGAGCGCGTGGAGGAGTACCACCAGCGCTACGCCTTCATGAAGTCGTGGGCGGGGCTGCTGAGGATTCTGGGATGCGTGGAGCTCCTGCTGGGCGCCGCCGTCTTCGCCTGCGTCTGCGCATACATCGACAAAGACAACAGGTGGTTCAACATGTTCGGGTACTCGTCTCCGGGCGGCGCCTACGGGGGCGGCTTCTACGGCGCCGGCGCCGGCGCCACCTACACGGGCCCCAAGACGCCGTTTGTGCTGGTGGTGGCGGGCCTGGCCTGGCTGGTGACCGTCATCGTGTTGGTGCTGGGCATGACCATGTACTACCGCATCATCCTGCTGGACTCCACGTGGTGGCCGCTGACCGAGTTCGTCATCAACGTGGCGCTCGCTGTGCTCTACATGGCCGCAG GCATCGTGTACGTGCGCGACACCACCCGCGGGGGCCTGTGCTCCTACCCGGTGTTCAACAACGACCTGAACGGGGCCTTCTGCAGGACGGAGGCGGGCCAGACTGCCGCcatcatcttcctcttcctcaccaTGGTCATCTACCTGATCGGGGCCGGCGTCAGCCTCAAGCTGTGGAGGCACGAAGCGGCGCGCAGATACCGCCAAAGCGACGCGCAAGAG ATGCGACAGTCGGAGTTTGGAGCGGCGGAGTCGCTG CTGGTTCCCGCCGGCGCTCCCGCGGGCACCAAAACCCCTCGCCAGGAGTCGTCGCTGGTGTCCGTCCAGGGCGAGCCCGTCGCCGTGGCCCCCAGAATCCTGCAGGGGGCGATACCCTCCGGACACATTCCCAAGCCGGTCATCGTGCCGGACTACATCGC GAAGTACCCGACCATCCGCTCGGAGGAGGAGCGCGACCAGTACCGCGCCGTGTTCAACGACCAGTACGCCGAGTACAAGGAGCTGCACGCCGACGTGCAGGCCGCCTGCAAGAAGTTCGACGAGATGGACGCCATGATGCGCAACCTCCCGCGGCGGCCCGGCAGCCAGATG GAAGCGGATCGCATCGACAGAATCCTGCAGGAGTTCCAGAGGAAGAAAGAC GACCCGACGTTCCTGGAGAAGAAGGAGCGCTGCGACTACCTGAAGAACAAGCTGTCGCACATCAAGCAGAAGATTCAGGAGTACCACAAAGTCATGGAGTGGAACGACGGCTACGACTAA
- the marveld2a gene encoding MARVEL domain-containing protein 2 isoform X1, with product MNVRVCVCSFCACVSILVRVCVCLSICMCARVSGPPIILMFHGEDYHGRSEHVRRQAPHYDQVPPATLPRDDDPSEPHPLSARSAPYFALSADPLPPPPLPDQPAVGLEYPSDGEGAATEQDPDPALDIKPVHRFIPDSWKNFFRASDRSSQKGSWADPSAPPCNNNNSTSEGVRCSPPHTPSVPESDGEPYGGSAGSYNSAKELLDLGESASGRTYRTALTYSERVEEYHQRYAFMKSWAGLLRILGCVELLLGAAVFACVCAYIDKDNRWFNMFGYSSPGGAYGGGFYGAGAGATYTGPKTPFVLVVAGLAWLVTVIVLVLGMTMYYRIILLDSTWWPLTEFVINVALAVLYMAAGIVYVRDTTRGGLCSYPVFNNDLNGAFCRTEAGQTAAIIFLFLTMVIYLIGAGVSLKLWRHEAARRYRQSDAQEMRQSEFGAAESLLVPAGAPAGTKTPRQESSLVSVQGEPVAVAPRILQGAIPSGHIPKPVIVPDYIAKYPTIRSEEERDQYRAVFNDQYAEYKELHADVQAACKKFDEMDAMMRNLPRRPGSQMEADRIDRILQEFQRKKDDPTFLEKKERCDYLKNKLSHIKQKIQEYHKVMEWNDGYD from the exons ATgaatgtccgtgtgtgtgtttgttcattttgtgcgtgcgtgtccattttggtacgcgtgtgtgtgtgtttgtctatttgtatgtgcgcgcgtgtgtcagGGCCCCCCATCATCCTGATGTTCCACGGTGAAGATTATCATGGCCGCAGTGAGCATGTCCGCCGGCAGGCGCCTCACTACGACCAGGTCCCGCCGGCCACGTTGCCTCGGGACGACGACCCTTCCGAGCCGCACCCTCTGAGCGCCCGGTCCGCGCCGTACTTCGCCCTCAGCGCCGACCCGCTCCCGCCACCGCCTTTGCCGGACCAGCCTGCCGTCGGACTCGAGTACCCCAGCGACGG CGAGGGGGCCGCCACCGAGCAGGATCCGGACCCGGCCCTGGACATCAAACCGGTGCACCGCTTCATTCCCGACTCGTGGAAGAACTTCTTCCGGGCCAGCGATCGCAGCAGCCAAAAGGGATCGTGGGCCGACCCCTCGGCGCCGCCATGTAACAACAATAACAGCACCAGTGAGGGCGTCCGCTGCTCGCCGCCCCACACGCCGTCCGTCCCCGAGTCCGACGGGGAACCCTACGGAGGGTCGGCCGGCAGCTACAACTCCGCCAAGGAGCTCTTGGACCTGGGCGAGTCGGCGTCGGGTCGCACGTACCGCACGGCGCTGACGTACAGCGAGCGCGTGGAGGAGTACCACCAGCGCTACGCCTTCATGAAGTCGTGGGCGGGGCTGCTGAGGATTCTGGGATGCGTGGAGCTCCTGCTGGGCGCCGCCGTCTTCGCCTGCGTCTGCGCATACATCGACAAAGACAACAGGTGGTTCAACATGTTCGGGTACTCGTCTCCGGGCGGCGCCTACGGGGGCGGCTTCTACGGCGCCGGCGCCGGCGCCACCTACACGGGCCCCAAGACGCCGTTTGTGCTGGTGGTGGCGGGCCTGGCCTGGCTGGTGACCGTCATCGTGTTGGTGCTGGGCATGACCATGTACTACCGCATCATCCTGCTGGACTCCACGTGGTGGCCGCTGACCGAGTTCGTCATCAACGTGGCGCTCGCTGTGCTCTACATGGCCGCAG GCATCGTGTACGTGCGCGACACCACCCGCGGGGGCCTGTGCTCCTACCCGGTGTTCAACAACGACCTGAACGGGGCCTTCTGCAGGACGGAGGCGGGCCAGACTGCCGCcatcatcttcctcttcctcaccaTGGTCATCTACCTGATCGGGGCCGGCGTCAGCCTCAAGCTGTGGAGGCACGAAGCGGCGCGCAGATACCGCCAAAGCGACGCGCAAGAG ATGCGACAGTCGGAGTTTGGAGCGGCGGAGTCGCTG CTGGTTCCCGCCGGCGCTCCCGCGGGCACCAAAACCCCTCGCCAGGAGTCGTCGCTGGTGTCCGTCCAGGGCGAGCCCGTCGCCGTGGCCCCCAGAATCCTGCAGGGGGCGATACCCTCCGGACACATTCCCAAGCCGGTCATCGTGCCGGACTACATCGC GAAGTACCCGACCATCCGCTCGGAGGAGGAGCGCGACCAGTACCGCGCCGTGTTCAACGACCAGTACGCCGAGTACAAGGAGCTGCACGCCGACGTGCAGGCCGCCTGCAAGAAGTTCGACGAGATGGACGCCATGATGCGCAACCTCCCGCGGCGGCCCGGCAGCCAGATG GAAGCGGATCGCATCGACAGAATCCTGCAGGAGTTCCAGAGGAAGAAAGAC GACCCGACGTTCCTGGAGAAGAAGGAGCGCTGCGACTACCTGAAGAACAAGCTGTCGCACATCAAGCAGAAGATTCAGGAGTACCACAAAGTCATGGAGTGGAACGACGGCTACGACTAA
- the marveld2a gene encoding MARVEL domain-containing protein 2 isoform X3 — MNVRVCVCSFCACVSILVRVCVCLSICMCARVSGPPIILMFHGEDYHGRSEHVRRQAPHYDQVPPATLPRDDDPSEPHPLSARSAPYFALSADPLPPPPLPDQPAVGLEYPSDGEGAATEQDPDPALDIKPVHRFIPDSWKNFFRASDRSSQKGSWADPSAPPCNNNNSTSEGVRCSPPHTPSVPESDGEPYGGSAGSYNSAKELLDLGESASGRTYRTALTYSERVEEYHQRYAFMKSWAGLLRILGCVELLLGAAVFACVCAYIDKDNRWFNMFGYSSPGGAYGGGFYGAGAGATYTGPKTPFVLVVAGLAWLVTVIVLVLGMTMYYRIILLDSTWWPLTEFVINVALAVLYMAAGIVYVRDTTRGGLCSYPVFNNDLNGAFCRTEAGQTAAIIFLFLTMVIYLIGAGVSLKLWRHEAARRYRQSDAQEMRQSEFGAAESLLVPAGAPAGTKTPRQESSLVSVQGEPVAVAPRILQGAIPSGHIPKPVIVPDYIAITGQVRGAVTTS, encoded by the exons ATgaatgtccgtgtgtgtgtttgttcattttgtgcgtgcgtgtccattttggtacgcgtgtgtgtgtgtttgtctatttgtatgtgcgcgcgtgtgtcagGGCCCCCCATCATCCTGATGTTCCACGGTGAAGATTATCATGGCCGCAGTGAGCATGTCCGCCGGCAGGCGCCTCACTACGACCAGGTCCCGCCGGCCACGTTGCCTCGGGACGACGACCCTTCCGAGCCGCACCCTCTGAGCGCCCGGTCCGCGCCGTACTTCGCCCTCAGCGCCGACCCGCTCCCGCCACCGCCTTTGCCGGACCAGCCTGCCGTCGGACTCGAGTACCCCAGCGACGG CGAGGGGGCCGCCACCGAGCAGGATCCGGACCCGGCCCTGGACATCAAACCGGTGCACCGCTTCATTCCCGACTCGTGGAAGAACTTCTTCCGGGCCAGCGATCGCAGCAGCCAAAAGGGATCGTGGGCCGACCCCTCGGCGCCGCCATGTAACAACAATAACAGCACCAGTGAGGGCGTCCGCTGCTCGCCGCCCCACACGCCGTCCGTCCCCGAGTCCGACGGGGAACCCTACGGAGGGTCGGCCGGCAGCTACAACTCCGCCAAGGAGCTCTTGGACCTGGGCGAGTCGGCGTCGGGTCGCACGTACCGCACGGCGCTGACGTACAGCGAGCGCGTGGAGGAGTACCACCAGCGCTACGCCTTCATGAAGTCGTGGGCGGGGCTGCTGAGGATTCTGGGATGCGTGGAGCTCCTGCTGGGCGCCGCCGTCTTCGCCTGCGTCTGCGCATACATCGACAAAGACAACAGGTGGTTCAACATGTTCGGGTACTCGTCTCCGGGCGGCGCCTACGGGGGCGGCTTCTACGGCGCCGGCGCCGGCGCCACCTACACGGGCCCCAAGACGCCGTTTGTGCTGGTGGTGGCGGGCCTGGCCTGGCTGGTGACCGTCATCGTGTTGGTGCTGGGCATGACCATGTACTACCGCATCATCCTGCTGGACTCCACGTGGTGGCCGCTGACCGAGTTCGTCATCAACGTGGCGCTCGCTGTGCTCTACATGGCCGCAG GCATCGTGTACGTGCGCGACACCACCCGCGGGGGCCTGTGCTCCTACCCGGTGTTCAACAACGACCTGAACGGGGCCTTCTGCAGGACGGAGGCGGGCCAGACTGCCGCcatcatcttcctcttcctcaccaTGGTCATCTACCTGATCGGGGCCGGCGTCAGCCTCAAGCTGTGGAGGCACGAAGCGGCGCGCAGATACCGCCAAAGCGACGCGCAAGAG ATGCGACAGTCGGAGTTTGGAGCGGCGGAGTCGCTG CTGGTTCCCGCCGGCGCTCCCGCGGGCACCAAAACCCCTCGCCAGGAGTCGTCGCTGGTGTCCGTCCAGGGCGAGCCCGTCGCCGTGGCCCCCAGAATCCTGCAGGGGGCGATACCCTCCGGACACATTCCCAAGCCGGTCATCGTGCCGGACTACATCGC TATAACCGGACAAGTCCGCGGCGCCGTGACAACATCCTAA